Proteins encoded within one genomic window of Streptomyces kaniharaensis:
- a CDS encoding alpha-mannosidase, whose amino-acid sequence MHDDRTLVESRLRRVLDERIRPAVHPESVPLKVGIWTAPGEPVPVAEGLAAPRTPVAVGDAWGAPWGTSWLTVSGTVPEAWAGRTVEALIDLGFDANMPGFQCEGLVYRPDGTPVKGLNPRNQWVRIAAPAAGGEQVLLHVEAASNPVILDYHPFLPTELGDRDTAGEAPQYRLARMDLAVFDETVWQLAIDLEVLGELMAELPVDGARRWEILRAVERALDAVDLQDVNGSAAAARSELAGVLAAPATPSAHRISAVGHAHIDSAWLWPLRETVRKVARTTANMTALLEDEPEFVYTMSQAQQYAWIKEYRPEVYARVRKAVADGRFVPAGGMWVESDTNMPGSEAMARQFVYGKRFFLDEFGIENHEAWLPDTFGFAGGLPQIIHNAGSRWLLTQKISWSQVNRFPHHTFLWEGIDGTRVFTHFPPVDTYNCSMKGSEIAHAARNFKDKGVARRSLAPTGWGDGGGGTTREMVAKAARLKDLEGSATVHWEKPAEFFAKAEAEYPNPPVWVGELYLELHRATLTSQARTKQGNRRSENLLREAELWCATAALRTGAAYPYEELDRIWKTVLLHQFHDILPGSSIAWVHREAEATYAAIAEELEALIGRAQQALAGDAAGGRELVFNAAPHARSAVPAGGAAVAGTPAGGCSVTARAEGGFVLRNGLLDVVVDGDGLVVSVVDVASGRETVAPGARANLLQIHPDFPNMWDAWDVDRFYRNTVTDLVGLDSLTVAASDADRVAVRVARSFGSSTVVQTLTLRAGEQRLDIDTEVDWHETEKFLKAAFPLDIHTERYAAETQFGHLHRPTHTNTSWEAAKFEACNHRFVHLDEPGWGVALVTASTYGHDVTRTVRGTDGGTTTTVRFSLLRAPRFPDPRTDQGLHRFHHALVPGAAIGDAVREGYRIGLPERRITGTVADVAPLVSMDNDAIVVSAVKLADDRSGDLVVRVYEAGGGRARGRLATSFPLAGAEPCDLLERPWDGTRGEVAVVDGGVELALRPFELVTLRLTTAG is encoded by the coding sequence ATGCACGATGACCGCACCCTCGTCGAGTCCCGCCTCAGGCGCGTCCTCGACGAGCGCATCCGCCCGGCCGTCCACCCCGAGTCCGTCCCGCTGAAGGTCGGCATCTGGACGGCGCCCGGCGAGCCCGTCCCCGTCGCCGAGGGCCTGGCCGCGCCGCGCACCCCCGTCGCGGTCGGTGACGCGTGGGGCGCGCCGTGGGGCACCAGCTGGCTCACCGTCTCCGGGACCGTGCCCGAGGCGTGGGCCGGGCGGACGGTCGAGGCGCTGATCGACCTCGGCTTCGACGCCAACATGCCGGGCTTCCAGTGCGAGGGCCTGGTCTACCGCCCCGACGGCACCCCGGTGAAGGGCCTGAACCCGCGCAACCAGTGGGTGCGGATCGCCGCGCCCGCGGCCGGCGGCGAGCAGGTGCTGCTGCACGTCGAGGCGGCGTCCAACCCGGTCATCCTGGACTACCACCCCTTCCTGCCCACCGAGTTGGGCGATCGGGACACGGCCGGCGAGGCGCCGCAGTACCGGCTCGCCCGGATGGACCTCGCCGTCTTCGACGAGACGGTGTGGCAGCTCGCGATCGATCTGGAGGTGCTCGGCGAGCTGATGGCCGAGCTGCCGGTCGACGGCGCCCGCCGCTGGGAGATCCTGCGCGCCGTCGAACGGGCGCTCGACGCCGTCGACCTCCAGGACGTCAACGGATCCGCCGCAGCCGCCCGCTCGGAACTGGCCGGAGTACTGGCCGCGCCTGCCACGCCGTCCGCGCACCGGATCAGCGCGGTCGGCCACGCACACATCGACTCGGCCTGGCTCTGGCCGCTGCGCGAGACCGTCCGCAAGGTGGCCCGCACCACCGCCAACATGACCGCGCTGCTGGAGGACGAGCCGGAGTTCGTCTACACCATGTCCCAGGCGCAGCAGTACGCCTGGATCAAGGAGTACCGCCCCGAGGTGTACGCACGGGTGCGGAAGGCGGTGGCCGACGGGCGGTTCGTGCCGGCCGGCGGCATGTGGGTCGAGTCCGACACCAACATGCCGGGTTCGGAGGCGATGGCCCGTCAGTTCGTGTACGGCAAACGGTTCTTCCTCGACGAGTTCGGGATCGAGAACCACGAGGCCTGGCTGCCCGACACCTTCGGCTTCGCCGGCGGCCTGCCGCAGATCATCCACAACGCGGGCTCCCGGTGGCTGCTGACGCAGAAGATCTCGTGGAGCCAGGTCAACAGGTTCCCGCACCACACCTTCCTCTGGGAGGGCATCGACGGGACGCGCGTCTTCACCCACTTCCCGCCCGTGGACACCTACAACTGCTCCATGAAGGGCAGCGAAATCGCACACGCGGCAAGGAACTTCAAGGACAAGGGAGTCGCCCGGCGCTCGCTCGCCCCGACCGGCTGGGGCGACGGCGGTGGTGGCACCACCCGTGAGATGGTCGCCAAGGCCGCCCGGCTGAAGGACCTGGAGGGCTCGGCCACCGTCCACTGGGAGAAGCCCGCCGAGTTCTTCGCCAAGGCCGAGGCCGAGTACCCGAACCCACCGGTCTGGGTCGGCGAGCTCTACCTCGAACTCCACCGGGCCACGCTCACCAGCCAGGCCAGGACCAAGCAGGGCAACCGGCGCAGCGAGAACCTGCTACGCGAGGCCGAACTCTGGTGCGCCACCGCCGCGTTGCGCACGGGTGCGGCGTACCCGTACGAGGAGCTGGACCGGATCTGGAAGACGGTGCTGCTGCACCAGTTCCATGACATCCTGCCCGGCTCGTCCATCGCGTGGGTGCACCGCGAGGCCGAGGCGACGTACGCGGCGATCGCCGAGGAGCTGGAGGCGCTCATCGGGCGCGCCCAGCAGGCCCTCGCCGGGGACGCCGCGGGCGGGCGCGAGCTGGTGTTCAACGCGGCGCCACACGCGCGGTCGGCCGTTCCGGCGGGCGGGGCGGCGGTCGCCGGGACACCCGCCGGGGGCTGCTCGGTGACGGCGCGGGCAGAGGGCGGGTTCGTCCTGCGCAACGGCCTGCTGGACGTGGTGGTGGACGGCGACGGGCTGGTGGTGTCGGTCGTCGACGTCGCGAGCGGGCGGGAGACCGTCGCTCCGGGCGCGCGTGCCAACCTGCTCCAGATCCACCCCGACTTCCCCAACATGTGGGACGCCTGGGACGTCGACCGGTTCTACCGGAACACCGTCACCGATCTGGTGGGGCTCGACTCGCTCACCGTCGCCGCCTCGGACGCCGATCGGGTCGCGGTCCGGGTGGCGCGTTCCTTCGGATCGTCCACCGTCGTCCAGACGCTCACCCTGCGCGCAGGCGAGCAGCGGCTCGACATCGACACCGAGGTCGACTGGCACGAGACCGAGAAGTTCCTCAAGGCCGCCTTCCCGCTCGACATCCACACCGAGCGCTACGCCGCCGAGACCCAGTTCGGCCACCTCCACCGCCCCACCCACACCAACACCAGCTGGGAGGCCGCCAAGTTCGAGGCCTGCAACCACCGCTTCGTCCACCTCGACGAACCCGGCTGGGGCGTCGCCCTCGTCACCGCCTCCACCTACGGGCACGACGTCACCCGCACCGTGCGCGGCACCGACGGCGGCACGACCACCACTGTCCGCTTCTCGCTGCTGCGCGCACCCCGCTTCCCCGACCCCAGGACCGACCAGGGCCTGCACCGCTTCCACCACGCCCTCGTGCCCGGCGCGGCCATCGGCGACGCCGTCCGCGAGGGCTACCGCATCGGCCTGCCCGAGCGCCGGATCACCGGCACGGTCGCCGACGTGGCGCCGTTGGTGTCGATGGACAACGACGCGATCGTGGTGAGCGCGGTCAAGCTCGCCGACGACCGGAGCGGGGATCTGGTCGTCCGCGTCTACGAGGCCGGCGGCGGGCGCGCCCGCGGCCGCCTCGCCACGTCGTTCCCGCTGGCCGGGGCGGAGCCCTGCGATCTGCTGGAGCGGCCGTGGGACGGCACACGCGGCGAGGTGGCCGTGGTGGACGGCGGGGTGGAGCTGGCGCTCCGGCCGTTCGAACTGGTCACGCTGCGCCTGACGACGGCGGGCTGA
- a CDS encoding ROK family protein: MTVTTASAAAPLFAAVDIGGTKIAGALVDERGGLRHRLQLPTPAQESGEAVIAVVRQVLDRLAGSPDWAAVRAVGIGSAGPVDLARGAVSPVNIPGWRGFPLVAEVAAHTALAARGLKVHLAGDGVAMAAAEHWRGAARGADNALCLVVSTGVGAGLVLDGAVRPGPSGNAGHLGHITVDLDGEACPCGSRGCLEGIASGTAIARRALAEGWRPSGEDRSARAVAADAEAGDPIALTSFDRAAQALAAGIAATAALVDLDRVVIGGGVATAGDVLFAPLARHLDAYAVLPYVRRLDVRRAQLGTDAGLIGAAALCR, from the coding sequence ATGACCGTCACCACCGCGTCCGCCGCCGCCCCGCTGTTCGCCGCCGTCGACATAGGCGGAACGAAGATCGCCGGGGCGCTGGTCGACGAGCGCGGCGGGCTCCGGCACCGGCTGCAACTGCCCACCCCCGCCCAGGAGTCCGGCGAGGCCGTGATCGCCGTCGTCCGCCAGGTGCTGGACCGGCTGGCCGGTTCGCCCGACTGGGCCGCCGTGCGCGCCGTCGGGATCGGCAGCGCCGGCCCGGTGGACCTCGCCCGGGGCGCCGTGAGCCCGGTCAACATCCCCGGCTGGCGCGGCTTCCCGCTGGTCGCCGAGGTCGCCGCGCACACGGCGCTCGCCGCCCGCGGGCTGAAGGTGCACCTCGCCGGGGACGGTGTCGCGATGGCCGCCGCCGAGCACTGGCGGGGTGCCGCGCGGGGCGCCGACAACGCGCTGTGCCTGGTGGTGTCGACGGGCGTCGGCGCCGGCCTCGTCCTGGACGGCGCGGTTCGTCCCGGCCCGAGCGGCAACGCCGGGCACCTCGGCCACATCACCGTCGACCTGGACGGCGAGGCCTGCCCGTGCGGTTCGCGCGGCTGCCTGGAGGGCATCGCGAGCGGCACCGCGATCGCCCGCCGCGCCCTCGCCGAGGGCTGGCGCCCGTCCGGGGAGGACCGCTCGGCCCGCGCCGTCGCCGCCGACGCCGAGGCGGGCGACCCGATCGCCCTCACGTCCTTCGACCGCGCGGCGCAGGCCCTGGCCGCCGGCATCGCCGCCACCGCCGCACTGGTCGACCTCGATCGGGTGGTGATCGGCGGCGGTGTCGCGACCGCCGGCGACGTGCTGTTCGCCCCGCTCGCCCGCCACCTCGACGCGTACGCCGTGCTTCCGTACGTCCGCCGCCTCGACGTCCGCCGAGCCCAACTCGGCACCGACGCGGGCCTGATCGGCGCCGCCGCCCTCTGCCGCTGA
- a CDS encoding DUF2267 domain-containing protein, with protein MTISREDFLARVVERGEYRGDAEADHAARVVLALLGEHLVGGERAELAESLPETYASLLRDARPTGEALTAERFVEAVVGWIDGATPATAQWDIGAVLSTLADLAPDELIGRVLDQLPDGYDLLFGHPLPA; from the coding sequence ATGACCATCTCCCGGGAGGACTTCCTCGCCCGCGTCGTCGAGCGCGGGGAGTACCGCGGCGACGCGGAGGCCGACCACGCCGCCCGCGTGGTGCTCGCCTTGCTCGGCGAGCATCTGGTCGGGGGCGAGCGGGCCGAACTGGCGGAGTCCCTGCCCGAAACCTATGCCTCGCTCCTGCGCGACGCCCGGCCGACCGGCGAGGCGCTGACCGCCGAGCGCTTCGTCGAGGCCGTCGTCGGCTGGATCGACGGGGCCACCCCGGCGACCGCCCAGTGGGACATCGGGGCGGTCCTGAGCACGCTCGCCGACCTGGCCCCGGACGAGCTGATCGGCCGGGTGCTCGACCAGCTGCCGGACGGCTACGACCTGCTGTTCGGCCACCCGCTGCCGGCCTGA
- a CDS encoding acyl-CoA thioesterase, which translates to MSALHPGAHVLTCPTRWSDVDENGHINNARLVGYVQEGIYDLFCHHATAVRESLFPSGFLIARHEIDYLEQLHHRPEPLTVRLSVERLGRSSAHVVVNVCREPQVFMRARTVVVARDRESGRSRTLSENERRFLTGFIPESARGEADRADASPSAPHTVPPQRVPARSGTASPVRGSRRRCRASAA; encoded by the coding sequence GTGAGCGCGCTGCACCCGGGCGCGCACGTGCTGACCTGTCCCACCCGCTGGAGCGACGTCGACGAGAACGGGCACATCAACAACGCCCGGCTGGTCGGATACGTCCAGGAGGGGATTTACGACCTGTTCTGCCACCACGCGACCGCCGTCCGGGAATCGCTGTTCCCGTCCGGATTCCTCATCGCGCGGCACGAGATCGATTACCTGGAGCAGCTGCACCACCGGCCCGAGCCATTGACGGTCAGGCTGTCCGTGGAGCGGCTCGGGCGGAGTTCCGCGCACGTCGTCGTGAATGTCTGCCGGGAACCGCAGGTGTTCATGCGGGCCCGCACCGTGGTCGTCGCCCGGGACAGGGAATCCGGGCGCTCGCGCACCCTCAGCGAGAACGAACGGCGTTTTCTCACGGGGTTCATTCCGGAGTCCGCGCGGGGTGAGGCCGACCGGGCCGACGCTTCGCCGAGCGCGCCGCACACGGTGCCGCCGCAGCGGGTACCGGCTCGTTCGGGCACGGCCTCGCCCGTGCGGGGCTCCCGCAGGCGGTGCCGCGCCTCGGCGGCCTGA
- a CDS encoding flavoprotein — MRAEKKPVLYVVVCAAGVAGGVGELIAAAQDRGWDVGVVATPLAMGFIDEEAIVEQTGYPIRSAWRKPGDPRPLPDPDAVVVAPATFNTVNKWAAGISDTLALGILCESYGWGIPVAVQPCLSTAQAAHPAYEESLARLRAMGVRIAEFVPGAYSWTRVLDLLGESG, encoded by the coding sequence GTGCGCGCGGAGAAGAAGCCGGTTCTGTACGTGGTCGTGTGCGCGGCGGGAGTCGCGGGCGGAGTGGGGGAGTTGATCGCGGCGGCCCAGGACCGGGGATGGGACGTCGGGGTGGTGGCGACCCCGCTCGCGATGGGGTTCATCGACGAGGAGGCGATCGTCGAACAGACGGGGTATCCGATCCGCTCGGCCTGGCGCAAGCCCGGTGACCCGCGGCCCCTGCCGGACCCGGATGCCGTCGTGGTGGCTCCGGCGACGTTCAACACCGTCAACAAGTGGGCGGCAGGGATATCCGACACGCTCGCGCTCGGGATCCTCTGCGAGTCGTACGGCTGGGGGATCCCGGTCGCCGTGCAGCCGTGCCTGAGCACGGCGCAGGCGGCGCACCCGGCGTACGAGGAGAGCCTGGCGCGGCTGCGTGCGATGGGGGTGCGGATCGCGGAGTTCGTGCCGGGAGCGTACAGCTGGACGCGGGTGCTGGACCTGCTGGGGGAATCGGGCTGA
- a CDS encoding alpha/beta hydrolase: MRKVIALLSAAAAVAALGGVASAAEPDTATLEDTGQGKLVWSSCNDTATPALQCAMLDVPADYADPHGRKIKIKVNRLPATAAKDQQQGPILLNPGGPGDSGLWMPAYISGQLPKDVASTYDWIGFDPRGTNGSDPHVVCDAHYFDGERPDYQVSRGTSKEWLKKAAGYAADCAADWSWLLPHMTTVDNARDMDSIRRALGVPKINFYGGSWGTSLGSTYGQLFPRHVRRMVLDSIVGPTISWYDHNILQDKEHQRRFDAFAAWTAKADAVYHLGTDAAAVKQAYDKVEDALRTTPADAAPAPGKIGPAEFEDTFYGGGYNFLRWPRMATVLSAYLTQHDTRPLAIAYNKYAAPGADDGTFPAYNAAQCTENAWPRDWEFWKKDQAKVNATAPFYTYNNMWYNAACMFWPYQGNPAGRLKITGKGLPPVLLFQATEDAATPYEGGLAMHDALPGSKLVVQTGGSFHEILFHGNACLDDTFTAYLRDGSLPQGNGSIARTCAPEADPTATYITPPPTLTSKAATAPTPLSPTDPEAVHGVLR; the protein is encoded by the coding sequence ATGAGAAAAGTCATCGCCCTGCTCTCGGCCGCCGCGGCCGTCGCCGCCCTCGGTGGCGTGGCCTCCGCCGCCGAACCCGACACCGCCACGCTTGAGGACACCGGACAGGGCAAGCTCGTCTGGAGCTCCTGCAACGACACCGCCACGCCCGCACTGCAGTGCGCCATGCTCGACGTGCCGGCCGACTACGCGGACCCGCACGGCCGCAAGATCAAGATCAAGGTGAACCGGCTCCCCGCCACCGCTGCCAAGGACCAGCAGCAGGGCCCGATCCTCCTCAACCCCGGCGGCCCCGGCGACTCCGGGCTCTGGATGCCCGCCTACATCTCCGGGCAGCTCCCCAAGGACGTCGCCTCGACCTACGACTGGATCGGCTTCGACCCGCGCGGCACCAACGGCAGCGATCCCCATGTCGTCTGCGACGCCCACTACTTCGACGGCGAGCGGCCCGACTACCAGGTGAGCCGGGGCACTTCGAAGGAGTGGCTGAAGAAGGCGGCCGGGTACGCCGCCGACTGCGCCGCCGACTGGTCCTGGCTGCTGCCGCACATGACGACGGTCGACAACGCGCGCGACATGGACAGCATCCGGCGGGCGCTCGGCGTCCCGAAGATCAACTTCTACGGCGGATCCTGGGGCACCTCACTGGGCTCGACGTACGGCCAGCTCTTCCCCAGGCACGTCCGCCGGATGGTGCTGGACAGCATCGTCGGCCCGACCATCAGCTGGTACGACCACAACATCCTCCAGGACAAGGAACACCAGCGCCGCTTCGACGCCTTCGCCGCCTGGACCGCCAAGGCCGACGCGGTCTACCACCTCGGCACCGACGCCGCCGCCGTCAAGCAGGCGTACGACAAGGTCGAGGACGCCCTGCGGACCACCCCGGCCGACGCCGCCCCGGCCCCCGGAAAGATCGGCCCCGCCGAGTTCGAGGACACCTTCTACGGCGGCGGCTACAACTTCCTGCGCTGGCCGCGCATGGCCACCGTGCTCTCGGCCTACCTCACCCAGCACGACACCAGGCCGCTCGCCATCGCCTACAACAAGTACGCGGCGCCCGGCGCCGACGACGGCACCTTCCCGGCGTACAACGCCGCGCAGTGCACCGAGAACGCCTGGCCGCGCGACTGGGAGTTCTGGAAGAAGGACCAGGCCAAGGTCAACGCCACCGCACCCTTCTACACCTATAACAACATGTGGTACAACGCCGCCTGCATGTTCTGGCCCTACCAGGGCAACCCGGCCGGCCGCCTGAAGATCACCGGCAAGGGCCTCCCGCCGGTCCTCCTCTTCCAGGCCACCGAGGACGCCGCCACCCCGTACGAGGGCGGCCTCGCCATGCACGACGCACTCCCCGGCTCCAAGCTCGTCGTCCAGACCGGCGGCAGCTTCCACGAGATCCTCTTCCACGGCAACGCCTGCCTCGACGACACGTTCACCGCCTACCTGCGCGACGGCAGTCTCCCGCAGGGCAACGGCAGCATCGCCAGGACCTGCGCCCCCGAAGCCGACCCCACCGCCACCTACATCACTCCGCCCCCGACCCTGACCAGCAAGGCGGCCACCGCCCCGACTCCCCTGTCGCCCACCGACCCCGAAGCCGTCCACGGCGTCCTCCGGTAG
- a CDS encoding cysteine/serine endopeptidase inhibitor produces MRAVTKNLRILAGAPLAAAALIALTAGSASAAIPVNKPMSGKATYYTDAGYGACGTRIDASSQLLVAVPRSWWTAANPNNDPVCKGISVKVTYQGKTITVPVKDQCPSCDSTHIDLSQPAFAKLAPLGQGVINGLTWQFVKSSGGKTIALSEPVTGSTLG; encoded by the coding sequence ATGCGAGCCGTCACGAAGAACCTCAGGATCCTGGCCGGCGCGCCGCTCGCCGCCGCAGCCCTGATCGCCCTCACCGCCGGCAGCGCGAGCGCCGCGATACCGGTCAACAAGCCGATGTCCGGCAAGGCCACCTACTACACGGACGCCGGATACGGCGCCTGCGGCACCCGGATCGACGCGTCCAGCCAACTGCTCGTCGCCGTCCCGCGCTCCTGGTGGACGGCCGCCAACCCCAACAACGACCCGGTCTGCAAGGGAATTTCGGTGAAGGTGACCTACCAGGGCAAGACCATCACCGTGCCCGTCAAGGATCAGTGCCCGTCCTGCGACTCCACCCACATCGACCTCAGCCAGCCGGCGTTCGCCAAGCTCGCTCCGCTGGGCCAGGGCGTCATCAACGGCCTGACCTGGCAGTTCGTGAAGAGCAGCGGCGGCAAGACGATCGCACTCTCCGAGCCCGTCACCGGTTCGACGCTCGGCTGA
- a CDS encoding 4'-phosphopantetheinyl transferase family protein produces the protein MIGDLLPDVVATEVAYDDPPEARLEPDEEAVIARAAAKSGAKVVGKRRREFTTARHCARAALSRLGVAYRPIIPGHLGAPSWPDGVVGSLTHCDGFRAAAVAHSRDLVSVGIDAEPALPLPDDVLDVIALPGEQRRIAGLLAAAPHIPWDRILFSAKESVYKAWFPLAGKFLDFSEADLVLASDGTFSARLLVPGPRVGDRRIDGFDGRWAVRDGLLATAIAVAH, from the coding sequence GTGATCGGGGACCTGCTGCCGGACGTCGTGGCGACGGAAGTGGCGTACGACGACCCGCCGGAGGCCCGCCTGGAGCCCGACGAGGAGGCGGTCATCGCGCGGGCTGCCGCCAAGTCCGGGGCGAAGGTCGTGGGCAAGCGCCGCCGCGAGTTCACCACCGCCCGCCACTGCGCCCGCGCCGCGCTCTCGCGCCTGGGCGTCGCCTACCGTCCGATCATCCCCGGCCACCTCGGCGCACCGAGCTGGCCGGACGGCGTGGTCGGCAGCCTCACCCACTGCGACGGCTTCCGCGCCGCCGCCGTCGCCCACTCCCGCGACCTCGTCTCGGTCGGCATCGACGCCGAGCCCGCGCTGCCGCTCCCGGACGACGTCCTGGACGTCATCGCCCTGCCCGGCGAGCAGCGGCGGATCGCCGGCCTCCTCGCCGCCGCCCCGCACATCCCCTGGGACCGCATCCTGTTCAGCGCCAAGGAGTCCGTCTACAAGGCGTGGTTCCCGCTCGCCGGCAAGTTCCTGGACTTCAGCGAGGCCGATCTCGTCCTCGCCTCCGACGGCACCTTCAGCGCCCGCCTCCTGGTCCCCGGCCCACGCGTCGGCGACCGCCGGATCGACGGTTTCGACGGCCGTTGGGCGGTCCGCGACGGCCTGCTCGCGACCGCCATCGCCGTGGCCCACTGA
- a CDS encoding barstar family protein, whose amino-acid sequence MTVTYVIDGTRVGTLEDFWDVVGESIGSDGYFGRNLDAFADCLRGGYGTPEDGDYAIEWRDHEVSRRNLGHPETVRQLEQRLARCHPTNREHVAADLAAARAGRGPTVFDWLVRIIEEELPGGLRLR is encoded by the coding sequence GTGACCGTGACGTATGTGATCGATGGCACCCGGGTCGGCACGCTGGAGGACTTCTGGGACGTCGTCGGCGAGTCGATCGGCTCCGACGGCTACTTCGGCCGGAACCTCGACGCCTTCGCGGACTGTCTGCGCGGTGGTTACGGCACGCCCGAGGACGGCGACTACGCGATCGAGTGGCGGGACCACGAGGTGTCCCGGCGCAATCTCGGCCACCCGGAGACGGTCCGCCAGCTGGAGCAGCGCCTCGCCCGCTGCCACCCCACCAACCGCGAGCACGTCGCCGCCGACCTCGCCGCCGCCCGGGCCGGACGCGGCCCGACGGTCTTCGACTGGCTGGTCCGGATCATCGAGGAGGAGCTCCCCGGCGGCCTCCGGCTCCGCTGA
- a CDS encoding polysaccharide deacetylase family protein: MSLSRRALLVAVAGSALAGCRSAVRGGEEAAGQVASGTAAVSGSPTATATAVAPPSVSAAPRIPTRADVVARYGGVDPTEWGLETAGVITELPGGEGATALTFDACGGPGGSGYDADLIDFLRAHGVPATLFLNARWIDANPAAFDGLVAEPLFEIGNHGTAHRPLSVTGRSAYGIAGTRDVGEVYDEVAGNAEKLTGLLGHPPRFFRSGTAHYDDVATRVVADLGERVAGFTVNGDGGATLSASQVRQEVAAAAPGSIVIAHLNHPGGGTAPGFAAAIPGLLAAGRRFVRLSDVF, from the coding sequence GTGTCGCTCAGTCGGCGGGCCCTGCTGGTGGCGGTGGCCGGGAGCGCACTGGCGGGGTGCCGGTCGGCGGTGCGGGGTGGTGAGGAGGCTGCGGGGCAGGTGGCCTCGGGTACGGCTGCCGTGTCCGGATCTCCGACGGCGACGGCGACCGCGGTGGCGCCACCGTCGGTGTCCGCCGCGCCCCGGATACCGACCAGGGCGGACGTGGTCGCCCGGTACGGCGGGGTGGACCCGACGGAGTGGGGTCTGGAGACGGCCGGGGTGATCACCGAGCTGCCCGGCGGCGAGGGGGCCACGGCGCTCACCTTCGACGCCTGCGGCGGCCCCGGCGGAAGCGGGTACGACGCCGACCTCATCGACTTCCTGCGCGCGCACGGCGTCCCCGCCACGCTCTTCCTCAACGCCCGCTGGATCGACGCCAACCCGGCCGCGTTCGACGGTCTCGTCGCCGAGCCGCTCTTCGAGATCGGCAACCACGGCACCGCCCACCGTCCGCTCTCGGTCACCGGCCGCTCCGCCTACGGCATCGCCGGCACCCGCGACGTCGGAGAGGTGTACGACGAGGTCGCGGGCAACGCCGAGAAGCTCACCGGGTTGCTCGGGCACCCGCCCCGCTTCTTCCGCTCCGGTACCGCCCACTACGACGACGTCGCCACCCGGGTGGTCGCCGACCTGGGGGAACGCGTCGCCGGCTTCACCGTCAACGGCGACGGCGGCGCCACGCTCAGCGCCTCCCAGGTACGGCAGGAGGTCGCGGCGGCCGCGCCGGGATCGATCGTCATCGCCCACCTGAACCACCCGGGCGGCGGTACCGCCCCCGGCTTCGCGGCGGCGATACCCGGGTTGCTGGCGGCCGGGCGGCGGTTCGTCCGGCTGTCGGACGTGTTCTGA